The following are encoded in a window of Bdellovibrio sp. ArHS genomic DNA:
- the prpB gene encoding methylisocitrate lyase, producing the protein MLFPEITPAQKRKNFREALKSGKLLQFPGSWSPLVSMAIEKEGFDGVYISGSVLSNDLGYPDIGLTSLTEVAQRGRQIARTTKLPTIIDIDTGFGEPMSATRTVQEMIEMGLAGCHIEDQINPKRCGHLDGKGLVTREEATRKVAAAARGKKLDENFLLIARTDARAVEGLDKAIDRAKAYIDAGADCIFTEALETEKEFETFRKAVSVPLLANMTEFGKGRLYTYQELSNLGYNIVIYPVTTFRLAMGATVAGLSEIKAKGTQEGLLDKMQTRKDLYALSRYDEYNSFDTSIFNFTLK; encoded by the coding sequence ATGTTATTTCCTGAAATTACTCCCGCTCAAAAACGTAAGAATTTTCGTGAGGCCTTGAAGTCAGGGAAGCTTTTGCAGTTTCCGGGGTCTTGGTCACCGCTGGTAAGTATGGCAATTGAAAAAGAAGGCTTTGATGGAGTTTACATCTCGGGGTCGGTTCTTTCAAATGATCTTGGCTATCCCGATATCGGTTTAACGTCTTTGACTGAGGTGGCTCAGCGCGGTCGTCAGATAGCTCGCACAACGAAGCTTCCGACGATTATTGATATCGACACCGGGTTTGGTGAGCCGATGAGTGCAACTCGCACCGTGCAAGAAATGATCGAGATGGGTCTTGCAGGTTGCCATATCGAAGATCAAATCAATCCAAAGCGTTGTGGCCACTTGGATGGTAAAGGCCTGGTGACTCGCGAAGAGGCCACGCGCAAAGTGGCAGCAGCGGCTCGCGGTAAAAAGTTGGATGAAAATTTTCTTTTGATCGCTCGTACTGACGCTCGTGCGGTGGAAGGCTTGGACAAAGCGATTGATCGCGCCAAAGCTTATATCGATGCGGGTGCGGATTGTATCTTCACCGAAGCTTTGGAAACAGAAAAAGAATTTGAAACTTTCCGCAAGGCAGTTTCAGTTCCTCTTCTTGCTAATATGACCGAGTTCGGTAAAGGTCGCCTGTACACGTATCAAGAACTTTCTAATCTTGGTTACAACATCGTGATTTACCCTGTCACGACCTTCCGTCTGGCGATGGGTGCCACGGTGGCAGGTCTTTCTGAAATCAAGGCCAAAGGAACTCAAGAAGGTCTTTTGGACAAAATGCAAACTCGTAAAGATCTGTATGCGCTGTCTCGTTACGACGAATACAATTCTTTCGATACCAGCATCTTCAACTTCACGTTGAAATAG
- a CDS encoding TIGR00730 family Rossman fold protein gives MKSICVFCGSSPGARPEYIAMAKLLGTTLAQKDITLIYGGAQVGLMGAVADAVMAAGGKAIGVIPQLLMTKEVAHARLTELRVVDSMHSRKALMSELSDAFIALPGGFGTFEELFEITTWAQLGLHQKPIGVLDVAGFYTPLKGLVEAGMHEQFIREEYRSLMVFADSPEEMLEKFAHYVPQPLPKWINSSSQT, from the coding sequence ATGAAAAGTATCTGTGTTTTTTGTGGTTCAAGCCCTGGTGCACGTCCAGAGTATATCGCCATGGCAAAATTGCTTGGCACGACCCTGGCGCAAAAAGATATCACGCTAATCTATGGCGGTGCCCAAGTGGGCTTGATGGGCGCGGTCGCTGATGCAGTTATGGCCGCCGGCGGAAAAGCCATTGGCGTGATTCCGCAGTTGCTGATGACTAAAGAAGTCGCGCATGCGCGTTTGACTGAGCTTCGGGTTGTGGATTCCATGCACTCTCGCAAGGCTTTGATGTCGGAACTGTCAGACGCTTTTATCGCTCTTCCTGGGGGCTTTGGAACCTTTGAAGAACTTTTTGAAATCACCACGTGGGCGCAACTGGGACTTCATCAAAAACCCATTGGGGTTCTGGATGTGGCAGGCTTCTACACACCTTTAAAAGGTCTGGTCGAAGCTGGAATGCACGAACAATTCATTCGGGAAGAATATCGCAGCCTGATGGTCTTTGCGGATTCACCGGAAGAAATGCTCGAGAAGTTTGCGCACTACGTTCCGCAACCTCTTCCCAAATGGATCAACTCTTCGTCACAGACTTAA
- a CDS encoding SMR family transporter — MSNTKAWILLVIAGILEVGWSIGLKYTAGFTKLGPSIFTLLTLAGSMFLLAKAANVLPIGTAYGIWVGIGALGAAILGIILFKEAVTPGRLFFLALLLVSIIGLKVTSGAQ; from the coding sequence ATGTCTAACACAAAAGCATGGATTCTTTTAGTGATCGCAGGCATTTTAGAAGTGGGTTGGTCGATCGGTCTTAAATACACCGCCGGATTTACGAAACTAGGCCCCAGTATCTTCACCTTGCTAACGTTGGCTGGCAGTATGTTTTTGTTGGCCAAAGCCGCGAATGTGCTGCCCATCGGCACCGCTTACGGAATCTGGGTCGGCATCGGCGCTTTGGGCGCAGCCATCTTGGGTATCATTCTTTTCAAAGAAGCGGTGACGCCAGGGCGACTTTTTTTCCTGGCGCTTTTGTTGGTGTCTATCATCGGTCTTAAAGTGACCTCAGGGGCGCAGTGA
- a CDS encoding lipoate--protein ligase, giving the protein MQKLKVFLSDSLNPHLNLATEEWIFHNLDPSQQILFLWRNEETVVIGRNQNPWTECNLAQMKADHVHLARRTTGGGAVFHDLGNTNFTFLSPKESYKRENNVQIIFDALKTFGIQGEASGRNDLLIPFHDGPRKFSGSAYREKKDRAFHHGTLLLHTDLARLGNYLTPNPKKLQSKGKESVRARVANLNEVASEIRHERIVETMVAAFEKFYDAKAEVVSLTMESLKQMPELNSQYESLSSWDWLYGNTLEFSHKMDEYLSLGFFDFQFKVEDGTIKELRIFTDCLYPQLVEDLTNELRGSPYRGDAIKNAFGKIQAKYPDLSAGLTELEQWLCRQIEI; this is encoded by the coding sequence ATGCAAAAACTTAAAGTCTTTCTGTCTGATAGTTTGAATCCTCACCTGAACTTAGCCACGGAAGAGTGGATCTTTCACAATTTGGATCCTTCTCAACAAATTCTTTTTTTGTGGAGAAATGAAGAAACCGTGGTTATCGGCAGAAATCAAAATCCCTGGACCGAATGCAATCTTGCGCAGATGAAAGCAGATCACGTTCACTTGGCTCGCAGAACCACGGGGGGCGGCGCCGTGTTTCACGATCTGGGAAATACCAATTTCACTTTTCTTTCACCGAAAGAATCCTATAAACGTGAAAACAATGTGCAGATTATTTTTGATGCTTTGAAAACTTTTGGTATTCAAGGCGAAGCTTCGGGAAGAAATGATCTGCTGATCCCTTTCCACGACGGCCCCCGCAAGTTCAGTGGCAGTGCCTATCGGGAAAAAAAGGACCGCGCCTTTCACCACGGGACTTTGCTTCTTCATACCGACCTTGCCCGTCTTGGGAACTATCTGACCCCTAATCCCAAAAAACTTCAGTCCAAAGGCAAAGAGTCTGTGCGGGCGCGTGTCGCCAATCTCAATGAAGTGGCCTCGGAAATCCGTCACGAGCGCATTGTTGAAACCATGGTCGCTGCCTTCGAAAAATTTTATGACGCCAAAGCCGAAGTGGTTTCCTTGACGATGGAAAGTCTGAAACAAATGCCCGAGCTGAATAGCCAGTATGAATCACTAAGCTCCTGGGACTGGTTGTATGGCAACACCTTGGAATTTAGTCACAAGATGGATGAATATCTGTCTTTGGGTTTTTTCGATTTTCAATTTAAAGTCGAGGACGGCACAATCAAAGAACTTCGCATTTTCACCGACTGCCTGTATCCGCAGTTGGTCGAAGACCTGACGAATGAACTTCGTGGTTCCCCTTATCGTGGCGATGCGATTAAAAACGCCTTTGGCAAGATCCAGGCAAAATACCCGGATCTTTCCGCAGGACTGACAGAGCTCGAACAATGGCTCTGCCGCCAAATTGAAATTTAA